The proteins below are encoded in one region of Pirellulales bacterium:
- a CDS encoding sigma 54-interacting transcriptional regulator, with protein MAAVWLLLGKTRYPATFYETHQGKAWKTEIPFDLTIDVLPELLRGADTKFEHLASHAPSQVEGFGDIVGESQAIRVAVGRAKRAALHGVSVLLLGESGTGKEMFAQPIHKASPRRTGPFLAVNCAALSRELLESEPFCGGC; from the coding sequence ATGGCCGCCGTTTGGCTGCTGCTGGGAAAGACCCGCTACCCGGCGACCTTTTATGAAACGCACCAGGGCAAGGCGTGGAAGACGGAGATCCCGTTCGACCTGACCATCGACGTTTTGCCCGAACTATTGCGTGGCGCCGACACGAAGTTCGAGCACCTTGCCTCGCACGCTCCCAGCCAGGTGGAAGGATTCGGCGACATTGTCGGCGAGAGCCAGGCCATCCGCGTGGCGGTAGGTCGGGCAAAGCGCGCCGCCCTGCACGGCGTGTCGGTCCTGCTGCTCGGCGAAAGCGGCACCGGCAAGGAGATGTTCGCGCAGCCCATTCACAAGGCCAGCCCGCGGCGTACGGGGCCCTTTCTGGCCGTGAATTGCGCGGCCCTCTCGCGCGAGCTGCTCGAATCGGAGCCTTTTTGCGGCGGCTGTTGA
- a CDS encoding Tm-1-like ATP-binding domain-containing protein, giving the protein MSVYLLATLDTKGREADFIRELLRQAEVAVTLVDAGCLGTAAVAADVTREALFAEGGYDLASLVSAAERGQAVTAAADSAAKLIARLHAAGQVDGVLAIGGSAGTTIGTAAMRVLPLGVPKLMLSTLASGQVRQFVGDKDILMLNSVVDISGVNRISRATLANAAWAMAGMVRFGGRPHEGSAWGGLPRPSEFEEGPERADGLGRPPHGEQHRAAEPADRPLIAATMFGVTTPCVEHARKLLEEAGYEVLVFHATGNGGQAMESLVADGLIAGVLDMTTTELADELVGGFLTAGPDRLTAAAGRGVPQVVSVGATDMVNFYAPESVPARFAGRKFYRHNANVTLMRTTESESAAIGADIGRKLAAASGPVAVVLPRRGVSALDCEGQPFCDAAAREAMFDALRSAACDRFEIVELDLHINDREFAEAAAMKLLQLLRPSCTD; this is encoded by the coding sequence ATGAGCGTCTACTTGCTGGCCACTCTCGATACCAAGGGACGAGAAGCCGACTTCATTCGCGAATTGCTCCGACAGGCCGAAGTTGCCGTCACGTTGGTCGACGCCGGCTGCCTGGGAACCGCCGCAGTCGCCGCCGACGTCACACGCGAGGCCCTGTTTGCCGAGGGCGGGTATGACCTTGCCAGCCTCGTGTCGGCCGCAGAAAGGGGCCAGGCCGTCACCGCCGCCGCGGACAGCGCCGCAAAGCTGATTGCCCGGCTCCACGCCGCGGGCCAGGTCGATGGCGTGCTGGCCATCGGCGGCTCGGCCGGCACGACCATCGGCACGGCCGCCATGCGCGTGCTTCCGCTGGGCGTGCCCAAGCTCATGTTGAGCACGCTCGCTTCAGGCCAGGTGCGGCAGTTCGTCGGCGACAAAGACATCTTGATGCTGAACTCGGTCGTCGATATTTCGGGCGTCAATCGCATCAGTCGGGCCACGCTCGCCAACGCCGCCTGGGCGATGGCCGGCATGGTGCGGTTCGGTGGTCGACCGCACGAAGGCTCTGCGTGGGGCGGCCTTCCCAGGCCGTCTGAATTCGAAGAAGGCCCGGAAAGAGCGGACGGCCTGGGAAGGCCGCCCCACGGCGAACAGCACCGGGCGGCGGAGCCGGCCGATCGCCCGCTGATCGCCGCCACCATGTTCGGCGTCACCACGCCGTGCGTCGAGCACGCCCGGAAGCTGTTGGAGGAGGCCGGCTACGAAGTGCTGGTCTTTCACGCCACCGGCAACGGAGGCCAAGCGATGGAGTCGCTCGTCGCCGACGGGCTGATTGCCGGCGTGCTCGACATGACCACGACCGAGCTGGCCGACGAACTGGTGGGCGGCTTTTTGACGGCCGGCCCCGACCGCCTCACGGCAGCGGCCGGCCGCGGCGTGCCGCAGGTGGTTTCGGTGGGAGCGACCGACATGGTCAATTTTTATGCTCCCGAAAGCGTGCCGGCCCGGTTTGCCGGCCGCAAGTTCTATCGCCACAACGCCAACGTCACGCTGATGCGGACCACGGAGAGCGAGAGCGCGGCGATCGGCGCCGACATCGGCCGAAAGCTTGCGGCAGCGAGCGGACCGGTGGCGGTGGTGCTGCCGCGACGAGGAGTTTCGGCCCTCGACTGCGAAGGTCAGCCGTTTTGCGACGCCGCCGCGCGAGAGGCGATGTTTGATGCCCTCCGCTCGGCTGCTTGCGACCGGTTCGAGATCGTCGAACTCGACCTGCATATCAACGACCGTGAATTCGCCGAGGCCGCCGCGATGAAGCTGCTGCAATTGCTGCGGCCGAGTTGCACCGATTGA
- a CDS encoding DUF4058 family protein, with protein MPVHDWTRASAGAFHDFHCTWIPLIKIRLNDGLLPSGYYAQVEQAAGDLKADILTVQTDAGPAAEHEEPGGITVSVAPPEVEITASLEAAHYASHRRRLTVRHSSDDRVVAVIEVVSPGNKAGRRPWRKFVEKTAGLILEATHLLIVDLFPPGPRDPQGVHGAVWADLGDDSYTIPTGKPLTLAAYAADDIPRAYVQPLAVGDVLPPMPLFLTPETYIPVPLEETYQAAYHSVPRRWRTVLEAT; from the coding sequence ATGCCTGTACACGACTGGACTCGCGCGAGTGCGGGCGCGTTCCACGACTTCCACTGCACCTGGATTCCGTTGATCAAGATTCGGCTCAACGACGGGCTGCTGCCTTCCGGTTACTATGCGCAGGTCGAACAGGCAGCCGGTGACCTTAAGGCCGACATCTTGACTGTTCAAACCGACGCGGGCCCTGCGGCTGAGCACGAAGAACCGGGCGGCATTACGGTGAGCGTCGCGCCACCCGAGGTCGAAATCACGGCGTCGCTGGAGGCGGCCCATTACGCCTCGCACCGACGGCGGTTGACGGTGCGGCATTCGAGCGACGATCGAGTGGTCGCGGTGATCGAGGTGGTCTCGCCCGGAAACAAAGCCGGCCGGCGCCCGTGGCGAAAGTTCGTCGAGAAGACGGCCGGGCTGATCCTGGAGGCAACGCACCTGCTGATCGTCGACTTGTTTCCTCCCGGCCCGCGCGACCCGCAAGGAGTTCATGGCGCGGTCTGGGCGGATCTCGGCGACGACTCCTACACGATTCCAACGGGCAAGCCACTGACCCTGGCGGCCTACGCGGCCGACGACATTCCGCGGGCCTATGTGCAGCCACTGGCTGTGGGAGACGTCCTGCCGCCGATGCCGCTGTTTCTCACGCCGGAGACCTATATCCCTGTTCCCCTCGAAGAAACGTATCAGGCGGCTTATCACAGTGTGCCGCGGCGCTGGCGGACCGTGCTGGAAGCGACGTGA
- a CDS encoding sulfatase-like hydrolase/transferase: protein MTRLLIRLSILLLAASFAHAAERPNVLFLLTDDQRADTIHALGNGAIATPHLDGLVRAGFVCRNAYCMGSFATPAVCLPSRTMLLSGRSLFHIEPGANGVYDANLPRSFNAAGYVTYHHGKRGNTPLGIHKGFQINKYLANDEAERRSGQPGKEIADAAIEFLTKQTGEKPFLMYLAFANPHDPRVVNREDRAKYLDADMPLPGNYLPLHPFDNGELTVRDERLAPWPRQPDEIRRQLADYYGVITHLDREIGRVLAALREAGQYDNTIIVFSSDHGLALGSHGLMGKQSLYEHSMKSPLIFAGPGIAHGESDAFVYLYDIFPTLCELAKIDAPAAIDGKSFAGIVRGQPGQARDTVFLAYREVQRAVRQADWKLIRYPKINETQLFNLRDDPDERHNLAAADPDRAKRLMTVLEQQQRIYGDKLPLVSEHPAARDVTAEQLNRR, encoded by the coding sequence ATGACTCGATTACTTATTCGCTTGTCGATCTTGCTCCTCGCCGCGAGCTTCGCGCATGCGGCGGAACGGCCCAACGTGCTGTTTCTGCTCACCGACGATCAGCGGGCCGACACCATCCATGCCCTGGGCAACGGCGCGATCGCAACGCCCCATCTCGACGGGCTGGTGCGCGCGGGCTTCGTTTGCCGCAACGCCTATTGCATGGGCAGCTTCGCCACGCCCGCCGTTTGCTTGCCCAGCCGCACCATGTTGCTGAGCGGTCGCTCGCTGTTTCACATCGAGCCGGGCGCCAACGGGGTTTACGACGCCAACCTCCCGCGGTCGTTCAACGCGGCCGGCTACGTCACTTATCACCACGGCAAGCGCGGCAACACGCCGCTGGGCATTCACAAAGGATTCCAGATCAACAAGTATCTGGCCAACGACGAGGCGGAACGCCGCTCCGGCCAGCCGGGCAAAGAAATCGCCGACGCCGCGATCGAATTTCTCACAAAGCAGACCGGCGAAAAGCCGTTCTTGATGTATCTGGCCTTCGCCAACCCGCACGATCCGCGCGTCGTCAACCGTGAAGATCGGGCAAAGTACCTTGACGCGGACATGCCGTTGCCGGGCAACTATCTGCCGTTGCACCCCTTCGACAACGGCGAGCTGACGGTCCGCGACGAGCGGCTGGCTCCTTGGCCGCGGCAGCCAGACGAGATCCGCCGGCAGCTCGCCGATTATTACGGCGTGATTACACACCTCGACCGTGAGATCGGCCGCGTGCTGGCCGCCTTGCGCGAGGCCGGGCAATACGACAACACGATCATCGTCTTCTCGTCGGATCACGGCCTGGCTTTGGGAAGCCATGGGCTGATGGGCAAGCAGAGTCTCTATGAGCACAGCATGAAGTCGCCGCTGATCTTCGCCGGGCCGGGAATCGCCCACGGCGAGTCCGACGCCTTCGTTTATCTTTACGACATCTTTCCCACGCTTTGCGAGCTGGCGAAGATCGACGCGCCCGCCGCCATCGACGGGAAAAGTTTTGCGGGCATCGTCCGCGGCCAACCGGGGCAGGCGCGAGACACGGTGTTTCTGGCCTATCGCGAAGTGCAACGGGCCGTGCGTCAAGCCGATTGGAAGCTGATTCGCTACCCGAAGATCAACGAGACGCAGTTGTTCAACCTGCGCGACGACCCCGACGAGCGGCACAACCTGGCCGCGGCCGATCCTGACCGGGCAAAGCGCCTGATGACGGTGTTGGAGCAACAGCAGCGGATTTACGGCGACAAATTGCCGCTGGTCTCCGAGCATCCCGCCGCGCGCGACGTGACCGCCGAGCAGCTCAACCGCCGGTAG
- a CDS encoding ABC transporter permease produces the protein MSEGIATLTEPAKSEQTPLAPRPWLAAGTLCRRELVRFVRQRNRVFGAIGQPIIFWLLFGFGLGRSFRLPAAGGQSMNYLEYFFPGTLVLILLFTAIFATISIIEDRREGFLQSVLVAPLPRWSLVLGKVLGGTLIALAQGLVFLLLGLTVGLKFSAVSLAAIGLFSFLIAFALTALGFLIAWRLDSTQGFHAIMSVFLMPMWLLSGAFFPADRGGPAGTVWLAWLMRANPLTYGVAGLRRLIYWGAPTPPTGDLPAMSTCCLVTLAFAAVTFALCMQVVGKRTTGDLL, from the coding sequence ATGTCCGAGGGCATAGCCACATTGACTGAGCCGGCGAAGAGCGAGCAAACGCCGCTGGCGCCGCGCCCGTGGCTGGCCGCGGGCACGCTTTGCCGGCGAGAGCTGGTGCGCTTCGTGCGGCAGCGCAACCGCGTGTTTGGGGCGATCGGCCAGCCGATCATCTTCTGGCTGCTGTTCGGGTTCGGCCTCGGCCGCTCGTTTCGCTTGCCGGCCGCCGGCGGACAATCGATGAACTACCTGGAGTATTTTTTTCCCGGCACGTTGGTGCTGATCCTGCTGTTCACGGCGATTTTCGCGACGATCTCGATCATCGAAGACCGCCGCGAGGGCTTTTTGCAGTCGGTGCTCGTGGCGCCGCTGCCGCGTTGGTCGCTGGTGCTGGGCAAAGTGCTGGGCGGTACGCTCATCGCCCTGGCACAGGGGCTGGTGTTCTTGCTGCTGGGCCTGACGGTCGGGCTGAAGTTTTCCGCCGTCTCGCTGGCGGCGATCGGGCTGTTCAGCTTTCTGATCGCCTTCGCCCTGACGGCGCTCGGCTTCCTGATTGCCTGGCGGCTCGATTCGACGCAGGGCTTTCACGCCATCATGAGCGTTTTTCTGATGCCGATGTGGCTGCTCTCCGGCGCGTTTTTTCCGGCCGACCGCGGCGGCCCGGCGGGCACAGTCTGGCTGGCCTGGCTGATGCGGGCCAATCCGCTCACTTACGGCGTGGCCGGTTTGCGGCGGCTGATCTATTGGGGCGCGCCAACGCCGCCGACCGGCGACCTGCCGGCGATGAGCACCTGCTGCCTGGTTACGCTGGCCTTCGCGGCGGTCACTTTCGCGCTTTGCATGCAGGTCGTGGGCAAGCGCACGACGGGAGATTTGCTATGA
- a CDS encoding SCO family protein — MTSPAVRAWLSFLLVALALYGSFTIWKVYKANTTAAETRREPTTGRSKSLAEALGPVPLDEFTFTDGEGEPFSMRQLAGKVWVASYFFATCPGFCLQMNQEIAKVVRDLDGDEVTFVSFTVDPENDTPEELKNYAERMQADPRRWVFLTGDMEKIRELGQQYLKMPATKEHNDKLVLVGRDARIHGFFSSRDPRDVTRLKQEIAECMSVVQPPSAVTKDPPSSGEVSE; from the coding sequence ATGACGAGTCCGGCCGTAAGAGCCTGGCTGAGTTTTTTGCTGGTGGCGCTGGCGCTGTACGGATCGTTTACGATTTGGAAGGTCTACAAAGCCAACACCACTGCGGCCGAGACGCGCCGCGAACCGACGACCGGCCGCTCGAAGTCGCTGGCCGAAGCGCTCGGGCCGGTTCCGCTCGATGAGTTTACGTTCACCGACGGCGAGGGCGAACCGTTCTCGATGCGGCAGCTCGCCGGCAAGGTCTGGGTGGCGAGCTATTTCTTCGCCACTTGTCCGGGCTTCTGTTTGCAAATGAACCAGGAAATCGCCAAAGTCGTCCGCGATCTGGACGGCGACGAGGTGACGTTCGTCAGCTTCACCGTCGATCCCGAGAACGACACGCCGGAGGAGCTGAAGAATTATGCCGAGCGCATGCAGGCCGACCCGCGGCGTTGGGTCTTCTTGACGGGCGATATGGAAAAGATTCGCGAGCTAGGCCAGCAGTATCTGAAAATGCCCGCCACCAAGGAGCATAACGACAAGCTTGTGCTGGTCGGCCGCGACGCCCGGATTCACGGCTTCTTCAGCTCCCGCGATCCGCGCGATGTAACGCGGCTGAAGCAAGAGATTGCCGAGTGTATGTCTGTGGTACAGCCGCCCTCGGCTGTTACGAAAGATCCGCCTTCGTCCGGCGAGGTGTCGGAATGA
- a CDS encoding DUF420 domain-containing protein, with the protein MSLWAEADIWRILPATDATLNAIAAMLLVIGYALIKQGRETAHKWTMLAAFGVSTVFLACYLTYHIGGRIAGRPPVPFTQPPPIKYVYFSILISHVLLAFTVPVLAIRTIWLGLKDRRESHRRLAWWTFPIWLYVSVTGVVIYVMLYHVYPPSSANPIMP; encoded by the coding sequence ATGAGCCTGTGGGCGGAGGCCGACATCTGGCGGATCTTGCCGGCGACCGACGCCACGCTGAACGCGATTGCCGCCATGTTGCTCGTCATCGGCTATGCGCTCATCAAGCAAGGCCGCGAGACGGCCCACAAATGGACCATGCTGGCGGCCTTCGGCGTCTCCACGGTGTTCCTGGCCTGCTATTTGACGTATCACATCGGCGGCCGAATTGCCGGAAGGCCCCCCGTACCGTTCACGCAACCGCCGCCGATCAAGTATGTGTACTTTTCGATCTTAATCAGCCACGTGTTGTTGGCGTTCACGGTGCCCGTGCTGGCGATCCGCACGATCTGGCTGGGCCTGAAAGACCGCCGCGAGTCGCACCGGCGTCTGGCCTGGTGGACGTTCCCCATCTGGCTTTATGTGTCCGTGACCGGCGTGGTGATCTACGTGATGCTCTACCACGTCTATCCACCGTCGTCGGCCAACCCTATAATGCCGTGA
- a CDS encoding BON domain-containing protein, which yields MQAITESISELADRDLERRVVNFLAERHVPGLRHLEVEAQNGTVTLRGRVHSFYEKQLCQAVCRRVAGVVRYIDAIDVNYTALRSPALAS from the coding sequence ATGCAGGCAATCACGGAGTCGATTTCGGAACTGGCCGACCGAGACCTCGAGCGTCGAGTCGTCAACTTTCTTGCCGAGCGGCATGTGCCCGGACTGCGGCACTTGGAGGTCGAGGCCCAGAATGGCACGGTCACGTTGCGTGGCCGCGTCCACAGTTTTTATGAGAAGCAACTCTGCCAAGCGGTCTGCCGCCGGGTGGCCGGCGTCGTGCGATACATCGACGCCATCGACGTCAACTACACGGCCTTGCGTTCGCCGGCCCTGGCGTCGTAG
- a CDS encoding Uma2 family endonuclease, translated as MAIAITETLSPRPVPAEDIPPLEQGDRLTRVEFERRYAAMPDLKKAELIEGRVYMPSPVTSGHSGPHSDIVTWLGYYRAATPVFLPGGNNGSVRFDGDNEPQPDAALCIDPVYGGQARIDEDDYFAGPPEFVAEVAKSTVNYDLHDKLQVYRRHGVCEYLVLRVRDAQLDWFRLVDGRYQPIQPDAAGILKSSVLPGLWLDPTAMLKGDLARVFAVLQEGIASPEHAKFLAALQARRAT; from the coding sequence ATGGCCATCGCAATCACCGAAACTTTATCGCCCCGTCCGGTGCCCGCCGAAGACATTCCGCCGTTGGAGCAGGGCGATCGTCTGACACGGGTCGAATTTGAGCGCCGCTACGCCGCGATGCCGGATCTGAAAAAAGCCGAACTGATCGAGGGAAGAGTCTATATGCCTTCGCCGGTTACCAGCGGACATTCCGGTCCCCACTCAGATATCGTGACATGGCTGGGATACTATCGGGCTGCGACGCCGGTGTTTTTGCCTGGCGGCAACAACGGCAGCGTCCGCTTCGACGGGGACAATGAACCTCAGCCCGACGCGGCGTTGTGCATCGATCCCGTCTATGGCGGTCAGGCGCGTATCGACGAAGACGACTACTTTGCCGGTCCTCCCGAATTCGTGGCCGAGGTCGCCAAATCGACCGTCAACTATGATTTGCACGATAAGCTGCAGGTCTACCGCCGGCATGGAGTGTGCGAATATCTGGTTCTCCGCGTCCGCGATGCGCAGCTTGATTGGTTTCGTCTCGTCGACGGCAGATATCAACCGATTCAGCCGGACGCCGCGGGCATCCTTAAGAGTTCAGTCCTTCCCGGCCTTTGGCTCGATCCCACGGCCATGCTCAAAGGGGATCTGGCGCGCGTTTTTGCCGTGCTGCAAGAGGGAATTGCCTCTCCAGAGCACGCAAAGTTCCTGGCCGCGTTGCAGGCGCGGCGAGCGACCTAA
- a CDS encoding Uma2 family endonuclease: MAIAITETLSPRPVPAKDIPPLEQGDRLTRVEFERRYAAMPDLKKAELIEGRVYMPSPVTSAHGRPHSRLIRWLGAYEDGTPGVSLSDNTTVRFDNDNESQPDVLLALDAACGGQSHIDEDDYFAGPPELVAEVAKSSVSYDLHDKLHVYRRQGVREYVVWRVLDAEIDWFHLVNGNYERLSKDASGLFKSRVFPGLWLDPAAIVKWDFARVFQILQQGIASPEHVDFVAALKARRGRG; this comes from the coding sequence ATGGCAATCGCAATCACCGAAACTTTATCGCCCCGTCCGGTGCCCGCGAAAGACATCCCGCCGTTGGAGCAGGGCGATCGTCTGACACGGGTCGAATTCGAGCGCCGCTACGCCGCGATGCCGGATCTGAAAAAAGCCGAACTGATCGAGGGAAGAGTCTATATGCCTTCGCCGGTTACCTCCGCACATGGCCGACCTCACTCACGGCTGATTCGCTGGCTGGGGGCATACGAGGATGGCACGCCGGGCGTGTCGCTCAGCGACAACACTACGGTCCGCTTCGACAACGACAACGAGTCTCAGCCTGACGTGCTTTTGGCCCTCGACGCGGCGTGCGGCGGTCAATCGCATATCGACGAAGACGACTATTTTGCCGGACCTCCCGAATTGGTGGCCGAAGTTGCCAAATCCAGCGTGAGTTATGATTTGCACGACAAACTTCACGTCTATCGCCGTCAAGGCGTCCGTGAATACGTCGTCTGGCGCGTGCTGGACGCGGAAATCGATTGGTTTCATCTCGTGAATGGCAACTACGAACGCCTTTCGAAAGACGCTTCCGGTCTTTTCAAAAGTAGGGTCTTTCCTGGGCTGTGGCTCGACCCGGCGGCGATCGTGAAATGGGACTTTGCGCGGGTGTTCCAGATTCTCCAACAAGGAATCGCCTCCCCAGAACACGTCGATTTCGTCGCAGCCTTAAAGGCGCGGCGTGGCAGAGGTTAA
- a CDS encoding tetratricopeptide repeat protein yields the protein MPRCMRPVAYGLPAVWGWALALGLTLTTVGPAKAQLDVLNELYGSGVHAYNSGAYREAYDDLSMAVRNGSKDPRVYYYRGLAYFKLGRPQEAHRDFQTGASLEMADTDRFYPVSKALERVQGQARAQIERYRSNARLVAYQSRERRRFERYERIRKNEPNVLMPEEATEIPSPAKEADEKPEAEKPDALEPKPEMADEEPADEKPAKKPAADDETDPFAEKPEQETDEKDAADEMPAEKEDDAAEEGADEKKPAEKVTEEGDEDMPADEKSDDEKSG from the coding sequence ATGCCTCGCTGTATGCGCCCCGTCGCTTATGGATTGCCGGCCGTTTGGGGTTGGGCTTTGGCACTTGGATTGACGTTGACGACCGTCGGGCCGGCCAAGGCGCAGCTCGATGTGCTCAACGAACTTTATGGCAGCGGAGTTCACGCTTACAACTCCGGCGCGTATCGCGAGGCTTACGACGACTTGTCGATGGCGGTCCGCAACGGCTCGAAAGATCCGCGGGTCTACTATTATCGCGGCTTGGCCTATTTCAAGCTTGGCCGGCCACAGGAAGCCCACCGCGATTTCCAAACGGGCGCATCATTGGAAATGGCCGACACCGACCGCTTCTATCCCGTGAGCAAGGCGCTGGAGCGGGTGCAGGGCCAAGCCAGGGCGCAGATCGAGCGTTACCGTTCGAATGCCCGGCTGGTCGCTTACCAGAGTCGCGAGCGGCGGCGGTTCGAGCGGTATGAGCGGATCCGCAAGAACGAGCCAAACGTGCTCATGCCGGAAGAAGCCACGGAAATCCCCTCGCCGGCCAAGGAAGCGGACGAAAAACCCGAGGCCGAAAAACCTGACGCTTTAGAGCCCAAGCCGGAAATGGCCGACGAGGAGCCGGCCGACGAGAAACCGGCGAAGAAGCCGGCGGCCGACGACGAGACCGATCCGTTCGCAGAAAAGCCTGAGCAGGAAACCGACGAAAAAGACGCCGCCGATGAAATGCCGGCCGAAAAGGAAGACGATGCCGCCGAAGAAGGCGCCGACGAGAAAAAGCCGGCCGAAAAGGTGACCGAGGAAGGCGACGAAGACATGCCGGCCGATGAAAAAAGCGACGACGAGAAGAGTGGCTGA
- a CDS encoding DUF1080 domain-containing protein, producing MMMRSRWFALSLTVFAVLAAAAGAADEQGDGEGWIVLFDGKSLAGWQASENPENWTVEDGALAGHGSRSHLFYVGREFQNFHFKTDVMINRGGNSGIFFHSKLEEGWPTAGYESQVNNTHLDPVKTGSLYYVVKLFESAAQDDEWWTQEILVQGKRITMKVNGKTLYEYVEPEGVNGPHKLSKGLFAFQQHDPGSRVRYKNVMVKPLP from the coding sequence ATGATGATGAGGTCGCGTTGGTTCGCACTTTCCCTGACGGTGTTCGCCGTGCTGGCGGCGGCCGCCGGGGCCGCCGACGAACAGGGCGACGGCGAAGGCTGGATCGTGCTGTTCGACGGCAAGAGTCTCGCTGGCTGGCAGGCGAGCGAGAACCCGGAGAACTGGACGGTGGAAGACGGTGCCCTCGCCGGGCACGGCAGCCGCAGCCACCTGTTCTACGTCGGCCGGGAGTTTCAGAACTTCCACTTCAAGACCGACGTCATGATCAACCGGGGCGGCAATTCCGGCATCTTTTTCCACAGCAAGCTGGAGGAAGGTTGGCCGACGGCCGGCTATGAGTCGCAGGTGAACAACACCCACCTCGACCCCGTGAAGACCGGCAGCCTGTATTACGTGGTCAAGCTCTTCGAGTCGGCCGCCCAAGACGACGAGTGGTGGACGCAGGAGATCCTCGTGCAAGGGAAGCGGATTACCATGAAGGTCAACGGCAAGACGCTGTATGAATATGTCGAACCAGAGGGGGTCAACGGGCCGCATAAGCTTTCGAAGGGCCTGTTTGCCTTCCAGCAGCACGATCCGGGCAGCCGGGTGCGCTACAAGAACGTGATGGTCAAGCCGTTGCCGTAG